A DNA window from Chryseobacterium sp. MEBOG06 contains the following coding sequences:
- a CDS encoding acyl-CoA thioesterase gives MNLMYEKQIKVTEKHIDQNNHVNNVQYVHWVEEVAAEHWDLLKQKTEYMNDAWMLLDHHIQYKKQVYLNDIITVKTYPQNPEGAKQPRKVEFYCNGELVVDSSTLWILFDTETKKIKRLEKDWLKKLL, from the coding sequence ATGAATTTAATGTATGAAAAACAGATAAAAGTAACAGAAAAACATATTGATCAGAATAACCATGTCAATAATGTTCAGTATGTGCATTGGGTAGAAGAAGTAGCAGCAGAACACTGGGATCTTTTGAAGCAAAAGACAGAATATATGAATGATGCCTGGATGCTTTTGGACCATCATATACAATATAAAAAGCAGGTTTACCTGAACGATATAATCACTGTAAAAACATATCCCCAAAATCCTGAAGGAGCCAAACAGCCGAGAAAGGTAGAGTTTTACTGCAATGGAGAACTTGTGGTAGATTCAAGTACGCTTTGGATTTTATTTGATACCGAAACAAAAAAGATTAAACGTTTAGAAAAAGATTGGTTGAAAAAGCTTTTGTGA
- a CDS encoding OmpH family outer membrane protein, translating to MKLIKVLFIVAGLTLTANAANAQQKIGNVNSDEIFANLSEVKTVSTTIDNLTKTKQAEIEKLISEYQTKLKAAQDKEKTLSEANKEAVTKELIAAQTDLQNLGKRIEELRAQAAKDISAKQSELFTPLQQKVKAAISAVAKERNLNYVFDTSLQDGNNLVYTDGSEDITAQVKTKLGASATASKPAAAKGK from the coding sequence ATGAAGCTAATTAAAGTACTTTTTATTGTAGCAGGATTAACATTAACAGCGAATGCTGCAAATGCACAACAGAAAATTGGAAATGTAAATTCTGATGAGATTTTTGCAAATTTATCTGAAGTGAAAACAGTAAGCACAACTATTGATAATCTGACTAAAACAAAGCAGGCAGAAATTGAAAAACTGATAAGTGAATATCAGACAAAGCTGAAAGCAGCACAGGATAAAGAAAAAACGCTAAGTGAGGCTAATAAAGAAGCCGTAACAAAAGAACTTATTGCAGCACAAACAGATTTACAGAATCTCGGTAAAAGAATAGAGGAATTAAGAGCGCAGGCTGCTAAAGATATTTCTGCCAAACAAAGCGAATTGTTTACTCCTCTTCAGCAAAAAGTAAAAGCAGCTATTTCTGCTGTAGCTAAAGAAAGAAACTTGAATTATGTTTTTGATACTTCATTACAGGACGGTAACAATCTTGTGTATACCGATGGTAGTGAGGATATCACAGCGCAGGTAAAAACGAAATTAGGTGCTTCTGCAACGGCTTCTAAACCGGCAGCAGCTAAAGGTAAATAA
- the aceA gene encoding isocitrate lyase, with the protein MMKTKQEQIQALEQDWLTNSRWNGVKRPYTAEEVLKLRGSYTIEYTIATEMSKKFWNQLNNQDYVAGLGALTGNQAVQEVDAGLEAIYLSGWQVAADANLSGEMYPDQSLYPANSVPSVVKKINNALLRADQIQSVSGTGDKEYLVPIIADAEAGFGGNLNAFELMKQMIEAGAAAVHFEDQLSSAKKCGHLGGKVLVPTQEAINKLVAARLAADVLGVPSLIIARTDADAADLLTSDIDDRDKKFVTGQRTSEGFYVVRNGVEQGIDRGLSYAPYADLIWMETSNPDLEQAKRFADGIHEKFPEKMLAYNCSPSFNWAARLNVEEMSTFREELAKMGYKFQFITLAGFHALNTAMFELALAYKERGMAGYSELQEREFALQQKGFRAVKHQSFVGTGYFDEVQNVVTNGSSATVAMKDSTETAQFH; encoded by the coding sequence ATTATGAAAACAAAACAAGAACAAATCCAGGCTTTAGAGCAGGATTGGCTGACAAACTCACGCTGGAATGGTGTCAAAAGACCCTATACAGCAGAGGAAGTTTTAAAACTTCGGGGGTCATACACAATTGAGTATACCATTGCAACAGAAATGTCTAAAAAATTCTGGAATCAATTAAATAATCAGGATTATGTAGCAGGGCTGGGTGCACTCACAGGCAATCAGGCCGTACAGGAAGTGGATGCAGGCTTGGAAGCGATATATCTTTCAGGCTGGCAGGTAGCTGCTGATGCCAATTTATCAGGAGAAATGTATCCGGATCAGTCATTGTATCCTGCCAATTCAGTGCCCTCTGTAGTAAAAAAGATTAATAACGCTTTATTAAGAGCAGATCAGATACAGTCTGTGAGCGGAACCGGAGATAAAGAATACCTAGTACCCATTATTGCAGATGCGGAAGCAGGTTTTGGAGGAAATTTGAATGCTTTTGAGCTGATGAAGCAGATGATAGAGGCGGGGGCTGCAGCTGTACATTTCGAAGACCAGCTTTCTTCAGCAAAAAAATGCGGGCATCTTGGAGGAAAAGTACTGGTTCCCACTCAGGAGGCTATTAATAAATTAGTCGCAGCACGTCTTGCCGCTGATGTATTGGGTGTTCCAAGTCTTATTATTGCAAGAACGGATGCCGATGCAGCCGACTTACTGACTTCAGACATCGATGACAGAGATAAAAAATTCGTAACAGGACAAAGAACCTCAGAAGGTTTTTATGTTGTAAGAAATGGTGTAGAGCAGGGGATAGACAGAGGTTTGTCTTATGCTCCCTATGCAGACCTGATCTGGATGGAAACTTCCAATCCTGATCTGGAACAGGCAAAGCGGTTTGCAGATGGAATTCATGAGAAATTTCCAGAAAAGATGCTTGCTTACAATTGTTCTCCTTCATTTAACTGGGCAGCGAGGTTAAATGTTGAAGAAATGTCGACCTTCCGTGAAGAGCTGGCCAAAATGGGTTATAAATTCCAGTTTATCACATTGGCAGGGTTCCATGCCTTGAATACCGCTATGTTTGAACTGGCCTTAGCTTATAAAGAAAGAGGAATGGCTGGATATTCAGAACTGCAGGAGCGTGAATTTGCTTTACAGCAAAAGGGATTCAGAGCAGTGAAACACCAGTCATTTGTAGGGACCGGATATTTTGACGAGGTTCAGAATGTAGTTACAAATGGTTCTTCAGCTACCGTAGCGATGAAAGATTCTACAGAAACAGCACAGTTCCATTAG
- the aceB gene encoding malate synthase A: MKTQVQLKIKAQRQFEEIFTPDLIDFLIALHQNFNDKRLDLLTERRKKQKDFDQGIVPTFLKDTEEIRNRNWVCAPLPKDLLDRRVEITGPVDRKMIINALNSGAFTFMADLEDSSSPTWENCMEGQINLSDAVNKTIDFVNEKGKTYTLNEKTAVLLVRPRGLHLPEKHLEINGEETSGSLIDFGIYFFRNVKRLLENGSGPYFYLPKLEHYKEARWWNDVFVFAQNYMGVEKGTIKATVLIETITASFQVDEILFELKDHSAGLNCGRWDYIFSFIKKFRNLPDFIVPDRDQVTMTSPFMSAYSKRVIEICHKRNVHAIGGMAAQIPVKNDDEANNIAFEKVRSDKEMEVKNGHDGTWVAHPALVSVAKEIFDHYMPAKNQIDKKFEYHITENDLLELPKGDITEKGVRKNINVGILYLESWLTGVGAAAIYNLMEDAATAEVSRTQIWQWLKNEAVLSGDRTLTRNMILQWEAEEMDNIEKYVGEERFKNGKFNLAKELFNELIFSENFEEFLTLKAYPFI; the protein is encoded by the coding sequence ATGAAAACCCAGGTTCAATTAAAAATAAAGGCTCAAAGACAGTTTGAAGAAATTTTCACTCCGGATTTGATAGATTTTCTGATCGCACTCCACCAGAACTTTAATGATAAAAGACTGGATCTTTTAACAGAAAGGAGAAAAAAACAGAAGGATTTTGATCAGGGGATTGTTCCAACGTTTTTGAAAGATACTGAAGAAATCAGAAATAGAAATTGGGTTTGTGCACCATTACCCAAGGATTTACTGGACCGAAGAGTAGAGATTACCGGACCTGTTGACCGGAAAATGATTATCAATGCTCTGAATTCAGGAGCGTTCACATTCATGGCAGATCTCGAAGACAGCAGCTCGCCGACATGGGAAAATTGTATGGAAGGACAAATCAACCTTTCTGATGCGGTCAACAAAACGATTGATTTTGTAAACGAAAAAGGTAAAACTTATACCCTTAATGAAAAAACAGCAGTCTTATTAGTGCGTCCAAGAGGATTACATCTTCCTGAAAAGCATCTTGAAATTAATGGTGAAGAAACATCAGGGTCATTGATAGATTTTGGAATTTATTTTTTCCGGAATGTAAAAAGACTTTTGGAAAATGGAAGCGGCCCTTACTTTTATCTTCCAAAATTAGAACACTACAAAGAAGCCCGATGGTGGAACGATGTTTTTGTTTTTGCTCAAAACTATATGGGTGTGGAAAAGGGAACTATTAAAGCAACAGTTTTAATAGAAACAATCACCGCTTCCTTTCAGGTAGATGAAATTTTATTTGAACTAAAAGACCATAGTGCAGGATTGAATTGTGGAAGATGGGATTATATTTTCTCATTCATTAAAAAATTCAGAAATCTGCCGGACTTTATTGTTCCGGACCGGGATCAGGTGACAATGACTTCTCCCTTTATGAGTGCCTATTCAAAGAGGGTCATTGAGATCTGTCATAAAAGAAATGTTCATGCTATTGGTGGAATGGCAGCACAAATTCCGGTGAAAAATGATGATGAAGCCAATAATATCGCCTTCGAAAAAGTAAGAAGTGATAAAGAAATGGAAGTGAAAAATGGACATGATGGAACCTGGGTGGCCCATCCTGCATTGGTTTCGGTAGCAAAAGAAATTTTTGACCATTATATGCCTGCAAAAAATCAGATTGATAAGAAATTTGAATATCATATCACAGAAAATGATCTGTTGGAACTTCCTAAAGGGGATATAACAGAGAAAGGAGTCAGAAAAAATATCAATGTAGGAATTCTTTATCTGGAAAGCTGGCTGACCGGGGTAGGTGCAGCAGCCATTTATAATTTAATGGAAGACGCTGCTACCGCAGAAGTTTCAAGAACACAAATTTGGCAATGGTTAAAAAATGAAGCCGTCTTGAGTGGTGACAGAACGCTGACCCGAAATATGATTCTTCAATGGGAAGCAGAAGAAATGGATAATATTGAAAAGTATGTGGGAGAAGAGCGATTCAAAAACGGAAAATTCAATCTGGCGAAAGAACTTTTCAACGAATTAATTTTTTCTGAAAATTTTGAAGAGTTCCTGACCCTTAAGGCATATCCTTTTATTTAG
- a CDS encoding helix-turn-helix domain-containing protein, whose translation MNSESDFIKTVFGLKLKQQRQKKNWSLQDLAIKTGLSKSYLNEIENGKKYPKHDKIIQLSEALSCTFDDLVSTKLDKSLAPFNEILQSDFFKEIPLDLFGINKNNLISIISDAPKKVTAFINALIEISQNYNLGKERFYFAVLRSFQELYDNYFPEIEEKVSEFIQENELQGDKNLQSDILEKILTDKFNYTVQSESFEKYGTLDHLRSLFIPEKKLLLLNKKLEKDQKTFILTKEIGFNVLELKVRPNTYSWLDFGSFEEILNNFYASYFAGALLISKEPVMEKTSEFFQQNKWEPKDFENLINSFTHSPETFYYRLTNILSAEMGIKDLFYLCLVKKKGSDKIQILKELHLNHQQAPHANATNEHYCRRWVAVKNLHHLKENETLTDAQISHYKDQGISYLVISTSQKNPFSDGSNRSYCLGILLNSQTIKKISFIKSPSLKTINVGVTCESCSIADCEVRQAPPVRLEKEQFNLSMKSAVERIRRELKMEN comes from the coding sequence ATGAATTCAGAAAGTGACTTTATCAAAACAGTTTTCGGGTTGAAACTGAAACAACAGAGACAAAAGAAAAACTGGTCTTTGCAGGATCTTGCGATAAAAACCGGATTATCAAAATCCTATCTTAATGAAATTGAAAACGGGAAAAAATATCCGAAACATGATAAGATCATTCAACTTTCAGAAGCTCTCAGCTGCACTTTTGATGATCTTGTCTCTACAAAACTTGATAAAAGCCTGGCTCCTTTTAATGAAATTTTACAGTCTGACTTTTTTAAAGAAATACCGCTTGACCTTTTTGGGATCAATAAAAACAACCTCATCAGTATTATCAGTGATGCTCCCAAAAAAGTAACCGCTTTCATCAATGCTTTGATTGAAATTTCTCAGAATTATAATCTTGGAAAAGAAAGGTTTTATTTTGCCGTGTTAAGATCTTTCCAGGAGCTATATGACAATTATTTCCCGGAAATCGAAGAAAAGGTAAGTGAGTTTATTCAGGAAAATGAACTACAGGGAGATAAGAATCTACAATCTGATATTCTGGAAAAAATTCTTACAGACAAATTCAATTATACGGTTCAATCTGAAAGTTTTGAAAAATATGGAACTCTGGATCATCTCCGCTCTCTTTTTATCCCGGAGAAAAAGCTGCTGCTATTGAATAAAAAACTTGAAAAGGATCAGAAAACATTCATTCTCACTAAAGAAATAGGGTTTAATGTATTGGAATTAAAGGTTCGTCCCAATACTTATTCCTGGCTTGATTTCGGCAGTTTTGAAGAAATTCTGAATAATTTCTATGCTTCTTATTTTGCTGGTGCCTTATTGATTTCCAAGGAACCTGTGATGGAAAAAACTTCAGAATTTTTCCAGCAAAATAAGTGGGAGCCGAAAGATTTTGAAAACCTGATCAACAGCTTCACTCATTCTCCTGAGACATTTTATTACCGGCTTACCAATATCCTTTCTGCAGAAATGGGTATTAAGGATTTGTTTTATTTATGCCTGGTTAAAAAGAAAGGGTCGGATAAAATTCAGATTTTAAAAGAGCTGCATCTGAACCACCAGCAGGCACCTCATGCCAATGCGACCAATGAACACTATTGCAGAAGATGGGTTGCGGTGAAAAACCTTCATCATTTAAAAGAAAACGAAACCCTGACTGATGCTCAGATTTCTCACTATAAGGATCAGGGAATAAGCTACCTTGTTATTTCTACCTCTCAAAAGAACCCTTTTTCTGATGGAAGCAACAGAAGCTATTGCCTTGGTATTCTACTGAATTCTCAAACTATTAAAAAGATCAGTTTTATAAAATCTCCCTCTTTAAAAACAATCAATGTAGGAGTTACCTGCGAATCCTGCAGTATTGCAGACTGCGAAGTAAGACAAGCACCGCCGGTACGACTGGAAAAAGAACAATTTAATCTCAGCATGAAAAGTGCAGTTGAGAGAATCAGAAGGGAATTAAAAATGGAAAACTGA
- a CDS encoding ComF family protein has translation MILDLLFPNRCIHCNRIVSGDLIVCGICYSQIHFTHYDYFENNPVKEKCSLLFPVEHTYALIQFEEESLSRKIIHELKYRGREKTGKIIADWTTERLDFKNEKPDLMVTVPLHPRKLKKRGYNQLHLFTETLSKFYNIPFDHNLVERNNYSKAQALKDKKTRLETGSTFSVTKNISGKNILLIDDVFTTGNTISSIAWEILNAGDNKLSVLVMAMDA, from the coding sequence ATGATCCTAGACTTATTGTTTCCTAACCGATGCATTCACTGCAACAGAATTGTTAGTGGTGATCTTATAGTATGTGGTATCTGTTACAGCCAGATTCATTTCACTCACTATGACTATTTTGAGAACAATCCTGTGAAAGAAAAATGCAGCCTGCTTTTTCCTGTTGAGCACACTTATGCATTAATTCAATTTGAAGAAGAAAGTTTAAGCCGGAAAATCATTCATGAACTGAAATACAGAGGCAGAGAAAAAACCGGAAAGATTATTGCTGACTGGACTACAGAACGTCTGGATTTTAAAAATGAAAAACCAGATCTTATGGTTACTGTACCTCTTCATCCAAGGAAATTAAAGAAAAGAGGATACAATCAGCTTCATTTATTCACAGAAACTTTATCGAAATTTTACAATATTCCATTTGACCACAACCTCGTCGAAAGAAATAATTATTCAAAAGCACAGGCTTTAAAGGATAAAAAAACTAGACTGGAGACTGGAAGTACATTTTCTGTCACAAAAAACATATCCGGCAAAAATATCCTTTTAATTGACGATGTTTTCACGACCGGAAATACCATTTCATCTATAGCCTGGGAAATTTTAAATGCCGGGGATAATAAATTGAGTGTATTGGTGATGGCAATGGACGCTTAA
- a CDS encoding alpha/beta fold hydrolase encodes MRNLILLHGALGHHNIFNPYLETLSRYFKVHTPLFSGHGDTELPADEINIEKYNKELALYCKDRNLTDVFMLGHSMGGYIALCYALQFPENVNSIITLGTKFDWTEEQAVKESKMLNPDVILEKVPKYAQLLESQHGSKWRQLLPAVADLMIDLGKNPPLKNNLNIINNPVQIMVGDKDNMVTIEESVDAYRRLPNAKLAVLPDTKHPMDKVRPSLLLDLIKDFWNLS; translated from the coding sequence ATGCGGAATCTGATTTTACTACACGGAGCCTTAGGGCATCATAATATTTTCAATCCTTACTTAGAAACATTATCAAGGTATTTCAAAGTTCATACCCCTTTATTTTCAGGGCATGGAGATACTGAACTTCCGGCAGATGAAATTAATATAGAAAAATATAATAAAGAATTAGCTTTATATTGTAAAGACCGTAATTTAACAGACGTTTTTATGTTGGGACATAGCATGGGAGGTTATATTGCTCTTTGCTATGCATTACAATTTCCTGAAAATGTAAACTCTATTATAACTCTGGGAACAAAATTTGACTGGACTGAAGAACAAGCCGTAAAGGAAAGTAAAATGCTTAATCCTGATGTCATTCTTGAAAAAGTTCCAAAATACGCACAGCTTTTAGAATCCCAACATGGTTCAAAATGGAGACAGCTTCTTCCGGCTGTAGCTGATTTAATGATTGATCTGGGTAAAAATCCACCTCTGAAAAATAATCTGAATATCATAAACAATCCTGTTCAGATCATGGTAGGCGATAAAGATAATATGGTAACCATTGAAGAGAGCGTTGATGCTTACAGGAGGCTCCCAAATGCAAAATTGGCCGTACTCCCGGATACCAAGCATCCGATGGATAAAGTACGACCAAGTTTATTATTGGATCTAATAAAAGATTTCTGGAATCTTTCTTAA
- the upp gene encoding uracil phosphoribosyltransferase has translation MLTILSQNFSLVNEWINELRNVEVQHDRMRFRRNMERIGEIAAFEISKGLEYKDVEIQTPLDTIKSREIAVQPVITTILRAGVPLFEGILNYLDRADCGFVAAYRKHDANDYFSIKQDYLTCPSIEGRPLIVADPMLATGASLIEAIKDLLTNGNPTQLHIVAAIASRQGVETVQNAYPDAHIWVGAIDENLTSKGYITPGLGDAGDLSYGEKLQR, from the coding sequence ATGCTTACTATTTTATCGCAAAACTTCTCTCTGGTCAACGAATGGATTAACGAACTTAGAAACGTTGAAGTTCAGCATGACCGAATGAGATTCAGAAGAAATATGGAGAGAATCGGAGAGATTGCTGCTTTTGAAATCAGTAAAGGACTGGAGTATAAAGATGTTGAAATTCAAACCCCTTTAGATACTATAAAGAGTAGAGAAATTGCTGTGCAGCCGGTTATTACAACCATATTAAGAGCGGGCGTTCCATTGTTTGAAGGTATTCTGAACTATCTGGACAGAGCAGACTGCGGATTTGTTGCTGCTTATAGAAAGCACGATGCCAATGACTATTTTTCAATCAAACAGGATTATCTGACGTGTCCGAGTATTGAAGGAAGACCTCTTATTGTTGCCGATCCTATGTTGGCTACCGGAGCTTCTTTAATTGAAGCGATCAAAGATTTATTGACGAATGGAAATCCAACCCAACTTCATATTGTAGCAGCTATCGCTTCAAGACAGGGAGTAGAAACCGTGCAAAATGCATATCCCGACGCTCACATATGGGTAGGAGCTATCGATGAGAACCTGACTTCAAAAGGATATATTACTCCTGGACTGGGAGATGCAGGAGATTTGAGCTATGGAGAAAAACTTCAACGATAA